The Geothrix sp. genome has a window encoding:
- the sufU gene encoding Fe-S cluster assembly sulfur transfer protein SufU, whose amino-acid sequence MSDPRELYQQVILEHNKKPRNFGKLEACTHHAEGHNPLCGDQLDLTLVIEDGLVQEIKFQGSGCAIDVASASLMTGAVKGRPVAEAEAMAEQFRGMVRGELEPGAQTPLLGKLTLFSGVKDLPSRVKCAVLPWATLHAALKGEAEASTE is encoded by the coding sequence ATGAGCGACCCCCGCGAGCTGTACCAGCAGGTGATCCTGGAACACAACAAGAAGCCCCGGAACTTCGGGAAGCTTGAAGCCTGCACCCACCACGCGGAGGGGCACAATCCGCTCTGCGGGGACCAGTTGGACCTGACCCTGGTGATCGAGGACGGCCTGGTGCAGGAGATCAAGTTCCAAGGCAGCGGCTGCGCCATCGATGTGGCCAGCGCCAGCCTCATGACCGGCGCTGTGAAAGGTCGGCCCGTGGCCGAGGCCGAGGCCATGGCCGAGCAGTTCCGCGGCATGGTGCGCGGCGAGCTGGAGCCCGGCGCCCAGACGCCCCTCCTGGGAAAGCTCACCCTCTTCAGCGGGGTCAAGGATCTGCCCAGCCGCGTGAAGTGCGCCGTCCTCCCCTGGGCCACCCTCCACGCCGCGCTCAAGGGCGAAGCCGAAGCCTCGACGGAATAG